From the genome of Gloeomargarita sp. SKYB120:
GCGAATAGATTTCAACTTGCCCTTCGCCGATGGCCAAAACCCGACAAACGTGCCCGTCAAAATCTGCATAAATGCAAGAAATGTGCAACAGGTTACCTCCTAGTATAGGGGATAGCGTCGGGTGTCATCCGTCCATGGCAACTGTGTATTACTACCAATGGGAGCGAGTTCCCTACCGCCAGGCGTGGACGTGGCAACAGGAACAGGTGCAACAGCGGCTTGTCAATCCCGACTTGCCCGATGTGGTGGCTCTGCTGGAACATGAGCCGGTTTACACGCTAGGACGTGGCGCGTCGCTGGACTTTTTACGGGCGCCCTTGGAAGCGTTGGGCATTCCGGTCTATCGCACCGAGCGGGGCGGCGAAGTGACCTATCACGGGCCGGGGCAAGTCGTGGGTTATCCGATTCTGCGGTTGTCGCACTATGGGTTGCATGTCCACCAATACCTGCGCTGTTTGGAGGAGATCATCATCCAGGCGTTGATTCCCTATGGCATTCGGGCAGGACGCAAGGCGGGTTACACCGGCGTGTGGGTGGGCGATACAAAGGTAGCAGCCATCGGGATTGCTGTGCGGCGGGGCGTTACCATGCATGGGTTTGCTGTCAATGTCTGTACGGATTTGGCGGCGTTTGCCCCGATTGTTCCCTGCGGGATCGCCGACTATCCGGTGGGGAACCTGGTGCAGTTTTGTCCAGAACTGACGGTGGCCCAGGTGCAGCGGGAACTGGTGCAGGCGACAGAGCGAGTTCTCGGTGTGGTGATGGAGCAAGTGCCGCCAATTTCGGTAAGATGCTAAGGATGACCCATGGAGTGATGGCATGGACAAGGAACAAATTTTCGCCAAAGTGCAGGAAATTGTGGCGGACACGCTGGATGTACCAGTGGAGAAGGTGACGCCTGAAGCCCATTTCGCCAATGACTTGGGAGCCGATTCCCTGGCAACGGTGGACTTGGTGATGAAGCTAGAAGAGGCGTTTGACATTGAAATTCCTGACAGCGCTGCCGAACAAATCACCACGGTGCAACAGGCGGTGGATTATATTGCTCAGCAGAAGGTGGCGGCGTAGGCAATGGCCGGTCGAGAGCGGGTGGTGGTCACGGGCCTGGGAGCCATCACACCCCTGGGAAACACCGTGGCTGAGTATTGGGCGGGACTGCTGGCCGGGCGCAGCGGCATCGGTCGGATTACCTTATTCGACCCCACTGGCTATGCCTGTCAAATTGCGGGGGAAGTGAAGGGATTTGACCCCTGCGTGTACCTGGAACGGCGAGACGCCAAGCGCATGGACCGGTTTGCCCAGTTCGCCGTGTGCGCCAGTTTGCAAGCCGTACAGGATGCCGGGCTAAAAATTACCCCTGAAAATGCCGCCCAGGTGGGAGTGGTGATTGGCACGGGGGTTGGGGGCCTGCGGATTATGGAAGAACAAAACCAGGTGCTGCAAAACAAAGGCCCCGACCGGCTGAGTCCCTTTACCGTGCCGATGATGATCTGCAATATGGCGGCGGGGTTGACGGCTATTCACGTAGGTGCCAAGGGGCCGAATTCCTGTCCCGTGACCGCCTGCGCCGCTGGGGCCAACGCCATTGGAGACGCCTTTCGCTTGATCCAGCAGGGGTATGCCCAGGTGATGATTTGTGGGGGTACCGAGGGAGCCGTCACCCCCTTGAGCATGGCGGCGTTTGCGGCTTGTAAAGCCATGTCGTTGCGCAATGAACCCCCCCAGGCGGCGTCGCGCCCGTTTGACCGGGACCGGGATGGGTTTGTCATGGGCGAAGGCGCAGGCATTCTGGTGTTGGAAGCTTTGAGCCATGCCCAGGCGCGGGGCGCGCGGATTTACGCCGAACTGGTGGGCTATGGCTGCACCTGCGATGCCTATCACATCACGGCTCCACTGCCCGATGGCGAAGGAGCAACGCGAGCCATTGAACTAGCGCTAAAGGATGGGGGATTGCGACCCGACCAAGTCAATTACATCAACGCCCACGGCACCAGCACCCCCGCCAACGATGTTACGGAGACCAAAGCCATCAAGAGAGCGCTAGGGGACCATGCCTACCAAGTGGCGGTAAGTTCTACCAAATCAATGACGGGGCATTTACTGGGCGGCTCGGGTGGGATTGAAGCGGTGGCGACGGTGCTGGCGATTTACCACAACCAGGTGCCCCCGACCATTAACCTGGACAATCCTGACCCAGAATGTGACCTGGACTACGTACCCCATCAGGCGCGGGCAATGCCGGTGGACGTGGCGCTGTCCAATTCCTTTGGCTTTGGCGGGCACAACGTCACCCTGGCGTTTCGCAAGTTCCGCCCATGAGCCAGATTCGGGTCTTGGCGCTGGGGTTGATTCGAGACGGGAACCGGGTGTTTGTCTCCCAAGGGTATGACCCGGCGCGGCAATTGACCTTCTACCGGGCGCTTGGCGGCGGCGTGGAGTTTGGGGAACCCAGCATCAAAGCGCTCCAGCGGGAATTTTGGGAAGAACTGCAAGCGCCCCTGACCGACATCGAGTACCTGGGGTGTTTGGAAAACATCTTTGTGTACAATGGTCAGCCGGGGCATGAGATTATCCAGCTCTACCGCTGCCGGTTTGCCGACCCCAAGTTCTACGAGTTGGAATCTGTCTCTTTTAAGGAAGGCGAACGCCAGAAACTAGCCCTGTGGGTGGATGTCGACCGCTTCTTGCAGGGGGAGTTGGTTTTGTATCCCGAGGAGTGCCACCGCTATTTATAAAAATATAAATGGATGCGAATGGATGCAGGCCAGGTTATTAGCACCATACTGAAGCACGACAAAAAAGTAACGAGTTACAAGCTGGCCTTGCTGCGAGCCATTAACGATGTTGTTTTAGCATTTCCTGACCTGCATCGTTTGAGACAAGATGTGGCAATCCCACTCCGCGTCTTAGCAGAATTTTGGGTGGCTTACTACTGGCCCTTTGTAGATGCGGCTCAACCGATTTGGCAAGGGCAAAGAGCGCAGTCCCAAAATGACCTGCGTTTTCGTCCCCATTTAACTCGACTGAGAGAAGCCTGGGAACAGGAAATCCAAGCTCCGGCGCGCCCTGCGGATGGATTTGTCCTGGTGAATGATTTACGGATTCCCCGTAAACGTGATACTTATTCCCCCCAATTTCTAGACCTGTATCAGCAAGCCATTAAGGAAATCACCCGTGCAATTGAGTATCCCATTCAATATGCTGGACCAGGTGAGTGGTCTGTATTTGACCGGCCAAAATTATTTAAGGACTTGCAAGGGAAAACGATAGCCATTCCGGGAACCCAACCGGAAGACCGCTGTATCGTGATTCGGTGTGAATTATGGGAAGTCTTCCATTCCCTGTCGTTGTGGGTCGAAGCGCTTTGTATTCATGAGTGGTGTCTCTTTTCGGAAGCCATTACCCGAAATACTGATAGGCCCGTTACCAGAGGAGATGTTTACACGTTGCTCACCGACCGGCCAGATAATCGCCGGCCCCTGACCTGGGAGCGCAACCAGATCGATGTGCTGCTGATGGAAGGCCACTCCTTCATTTGTCCCTGGACTTGCAAGCCCTTGACTCAACCCCAGATGTATCACCTAGACCATATCATTCCTGTGGCGATTTATCCGGTTAATGAACTTTGGAATTTGGTGCCATCGGATCCGGAATTTAATTGCCACAAGAAGAAGGACTATTTACCGACCGATCAATGTTTACAAAAGGCGCAGAGTCGTCTTGCACACACTTACAATATCTACAGCCATTCCCCCATACTAAAACCAGTGCTACAACAGGACGTGCGCTTGCGTTTTGCGACTTTGGATGATGACCGGCTCAGCCCGGAGGCCATCAGTTGTGCAGTGGTGAATTGGGTTGCTCAAGTGGCCGAATGCCGTAATATATCGCGGTTTGATTGTTATTAGGAGGGGGGTATGACGACGCCGCGAGTGTACAATAAATTAATCCGAGATAAAATTCCTGACATTCTACGCCAGAGTGGGAAAAAGTTTGCGATTCGAGAGATGAACCAGGTGGAATTTCGTCAAGCATTGCGGGATAAACTGTGTGAAGAGGCAGAGGAATTGCGAGTTGCCAATTTCGAGGCGCTGATTGACGAATTGGCTGATATTTACGAAGTGATAGACACGCTGCTCCAGGTATATGGCATTACGGAGGCGGATGTGCGAGACCATCAGCGACGAAAACGCCTAGAACGCGGGGGATTTGACCAGAGAATGAGTCTGCTGTGGGTCGAGTAAAAGC
Proteins encoded in this window:
- the lipB gene encoding lipoyl(octanoyl) transferase LipB, which codes for MATVYYYQWERVPYRQAWTWQQEQVQQRLVNPDLPDVVALLEHEPVYTLGRGASLDFLRAPLEALGIPVYRTERGGEVTYHGPGQVVGYPILRLSHYGLHVHQYLRCLEEIIIQALIPYGIRAGRKAGYTGVWVGDTKVAAIGIAVRRGVTMHGFAVNVCTDLAAFAPIVPCGIADYPVGNLVQFCPELTVAQVQRELVQATERVLGVVMEQVPPISVRC
- the acpP gene encoding acyl carrier protein, translated to MDKEQIFAKVQEIVADTLDVPVEKVTPEAHFANDLGADSLATVDLVMKLEEAFDIEIPDSAAEQITTVQQAVDYIAQQKVAA
- the fabF gene encoding beta-ketoacyl-ACP synthase II, yielding MAGRERVVVTGLGAITPLGNTVAEYWAGLLAGRSGIGRITLFDPTGYACQIAGEVKGFDPCVYLERRDAKRMDRFAQFAVCASLQAVQDAGLKITPENAAQVGVVIGTGVGGLRIMEEQNQVLQNKGPDRLSPFTVPMMICNMAAGLTAIHVGAKGPNSCPVTACAAGANAIGDAFRLIQQGYAQVMICGGTEGAVTPLSMAAFAACKAMSLRNEPPQAASRPFDRDRDGFVMGEGAGILVLEALSHAQARGARIYAELVGYGCTCDAYHITAPLPDGEGATRAIELALKDGGLRPDQVNYINAHGTSTPANDVTETKAIKRALGDHAYQVAVSSTKSMTGHLLGGSGGIEAVATVLAIYHNQVPPTINLDNPDPECDLDYVPHQARAMPVDVALSNSFGFGGHNVTLAFRKFRP
- a CDS encoding NUDIX hydrolase, with the translated sequence MSQIRVLALGLIRDGNRVFVSQGYDPARQLTFYRALGGGVEFGEPSIKALQREFWEELQAPLTDIEYLGCLENIFVYNGQPGHEIIQLYRCRFADPKFYELESVSFKEGERQKLALWVDVDRFLQGELVLYPEECHRYL
- a CDS encoding HNH endonuclease, with the translated sequence MDAGQVISTILKHDKKVTSYKLALLRAINDVVLAFPDLHRLRQDVAIPLRVLAEFWVAYYWPFVDAAQPIWQGQRAQSQNDLRFRPHLTRLREAWEQEIQAPARPADGFVLVNDLRIPRKRDTYSPQFLDLYQQAIKEITRAIEYPIQYAGPGEWSVFDRPKLFKDLQGKTIAIPGTQPEDRCIVIRCELWEVFHSLSLWVEALCIHEWCLFSEAITRNTDRPVTRGDVYTLLTDRPDNRRPLTWERNQIDVLLMEGHSFICPWTCKPLTQPQMYHLDHIIPVAIYPVNELWNLVPSDPEFNCHKKKDYLPTDQCLQKAQSRLAHTYNIYSHSPILKPVLQQDVRLRFATLDDDRLSPEAISCAVVNWVAQVAECRNISRFDCY
- a CDS encoding nucleoside triphosphate pyrophosphohydrolase translates to MTTPRVYNKLIRDKIPDILRQSGKKFAIREMNQVEFRQALRDKLCEEAEELRVANFEALIDELADIYEVIDTLLQVYGITEADVRDHQRRKRLERGGFDQRMSLLWVE